The Streptococcus suis DNA window GACCACCGTATCATTGATGGTATGAATGGTGCTAAGTTCATGGTTGACTTGAAGAACTTGCTGGAAAACCCATTGGAATTGTTGATTTGATAATGATTTTATCGTTGGTTAAAAAATAAAAGAATTAGATTTCTGAATAGAAAATAAAGAAAGGATGTAGAACGAGTTCGTGACATTTGAACACGAACTAAATGCTTCGGAATTTAGATAGTCCGCCTTGGATGTAAGCATCCTGCGTTGGACTCCTAAAATTCTGTCGCATTTGACGTTCTTTGTATCATAATTATGGCAATTGAAATTATTATGCCGAAACTTGGTGTAGACATGCAAGAAGGTGAAATCATCGAATGGAAAAAACAAGAGGGTGATTTTGTCAATGAAGGTGATGTTATCTTAGAGATGATGTCAGATAAAACAAGCATGGAGTTGGAAGCGGAAGAATCAGGTGTTCTTTTGAAAATCGTTCACGGTAACGGTGCAACAGTTCCTGTAACAGAAGTTATTGCTTACCTTGGTGCAGAAGGTGAAACAGTTGAAGCAGGTGCCACACCGGCTCCAGCAGAAGTTGCACAAGCAACTGCAGACTTGAAAGCAGCTGGTTTGGAAGTGCCTGCAGCTCCTGCTGTAGCTCCACAAGCTCCTAAGGCTGAATTGGCAGCAGACGAGTACGATATGATTGTTGTTGGTGGTGGTCCTGCTGGCTACTATGCAGCGATTCGTGGTGCCCAACTAGGTGGTAAAATCGCAATCGTTGAAAAATCAGAATTTGGTGGGACTTGCTTGAACAAAGGATGTATCCCAACTAAGACCTACCTCAAAAATGCTGAAATTCTTGATGGATTGAAGATTGCGGCAGAGCGTGGTATCAATCTTGCATCTACAAACTACACAGTAGATATGGATAAAACAGTTGACTTCAAGAACAAGGTTGTGAAGACTTTGACTGGTGGTGTAGCGGGTCTCTTGAAAGCCAACAAGGTAACCATCTTCAATGGTCTTGGACAAGTAAACCCTGATAAGACAGTTGTGATTGGTGATAAAGTGATTAAAGGTCGCAGCATCGTACTTGCAACTGGTTCTAAGGTTTCTCGTATCAACATCCCAGGTATTGATTCTAAATTGGTGTTAACTTCTGATGATATCCTTGACTTGCGTGAGATTCCTAAGTCACTCACTGTTATGGGTGGTGGCGTAGTCGGTGTGGAACTTGGTTTGGTTTACGCGTCTTACGGTACTGAAGTAACAGTTGTTGAAATGGCTGACCGTATCATTCCTGGTATGGACCGTGAAGTGTCTGTTGAATTGCAAAAAGTCCTTTCTAAGAAAGGTATGAAATTCTTGACCTCTGTTGGTGTATCTGAGATTGTTGAAGCCAACAATCAATTGACAATTAAATTGAACGATGGTTCAGAAATTATTTCTGAAAAAGCTCTTCTTTCAATTGGACGTGTACCTCAATTGGCTGGTCTTGAAAATCTTAACCTTGAGTTGGATCGCGGTCGTATCAAGGTTAATGCATACCAAGAAACTTCTATCCCAGGAATTTATGCACCTGGTGACGTTAATGGTACTAAAATGTTGGCACACGCTGCTTATCGTATGGGTGAAGTTGCTGCTGAGAATGCTATCAACGGTAACCACCACAAGGCTAAATTGGACTTCACACCAGCAGCGGTTTACACACACCCTGAAATTGCGATGGTTGGTTTGACTGAAGACCAAGCAATCGAGAAATACGGTAAAGAAAATATCCTGATCGGTCGCAACAGCTTCACTGGTAATGGTCGTGCGATTGCTTCTAACGAAGCACATGGTTTCGTAAAAGTTATCGCTGATAAGAAATACCATGAAATCCTTGGTGTTCATATCATCGGTCCAGTTGCAGCTGAAATGATCAACGAAGCAGCAACTATCATGGAATCTGAATTGACTGTTGACGATGTGGCAGCTTCTATCCATGGTCACCCAACCTTCTCAGAAGTTATGTATGAGGCCTTCCTTGATGTTCTTGGTGTTGCGATCCACAACCCACCAAAACGGAAATAATATAATGAATCAAAAGAAAGTCCGATTGGCTTTCTTTTTTTTAAATAATGAAATAGGAAGGGTTTGGAGAACAATACTTGAAATTTGGTCATAAATCAATTTCTGTGCATTTCTATTCCTGGTAATGTTTGCAAGCTTTGTTGCAGATTTTTTCGTAACAAGTCTGTTGGCAAGAAATCCTGTTGATTATCCAAGAGTATTACCTTCTCTACTTGGTAAAGATAATACTCTACAGAAAAATTGGTTGTAAAAACCGAATATTCTGAAAATTTATAAAAATATACTTGACATATTTTGAAAATAGTATAAAATGAATACTAATCAGAAGAAGTAATCTTCAAGTTTGTTTTCAGAAAACTGACGGTTGTTGCGAGTCAGTAGCAAACGAAGATGAAATGGGCTGATGTTTGATATGAGAAGGTAATCAATATCCTTCCGGTTGGCACCCCTTACCGTGCGACTCCTTGTTGGAGGAGTTTGAGATGACAAGGTTTTTTGTGTACCCTTGTTAATGGAGGTGGCACCGCGCTAGCTTTGATTAGACGCCCTCGCACAGATTTTTTTCTGTGTGAGGGCTTTTTGTTTTCACAAAAGGAGTTCCCCATGCACAACGTACTACCAGCAGATATTTTAACCCCCATTCTAGCCTTTATGCGACTAAAAGGTAAGCATAAGATTATCCTAGAATCCATTCCGAGAGAAAAGGGAAACGCTCGTTTTTCCATTATTGCCTATAATCCTGTCTATGAAATCAAATATGACCATGGTGTGTTGACCAACAATGGAGAAGTGGTGGAAGGTGATCCATTGGAATACCTACAATCTGTGGTGGAAGGTTCGAATTTGACTGGAGAGGCTCCCTTTCAAGGAGGGGCGATTGGATTTGTTGGATATGACTTGATTAGTCTCTATGAACCCATTGGTCATATCCCCAAGGACACCATTGGAACACCGGATATGCATTTCTTTATTTATGAATCATATTTAGTATTTGATCATAAGAAGGAGATTCTCTCCATTTATGAAGATAATACCTATAGTGGCCGTAGTTCGAGTGAGATGGAGAATGCTCTAGCAAGTGTTTTAGCCGAATTAAAAAATCCAGCACCCGATGAATTTGCACCCCATGATCTTCAATCATTATCCTTCAAGAGTCATCTTGAAAAAGAAGAATTCGAAAATATGGTTAGGTCAGCAAAACAATTGATTCGGCAAGGCGATATGTTTCAATGTGTCCTCAGTCAACGTTTTTCATCAGATATTTCTGGCAACCCTTTTGATTATTACCGTAATTTACGGGTTACCAATCCATCGAACTATTTATATTTTTATGATTTTGGAGATTACCAAATAATCGGCGCTAGTCCAGAAAGTCTTGTGTCTGTAAAAGATGGAATCGTGACAACTAATCCAATTGCTGGAACTCGGCCTCGTGGAGATGATGAGGAGGAGGACCAACGATTGGCGGCTGATTTATCAACAGATACGAAAGAAGTTGCTGAACATAGAATGTTGGTTGATTTGGGGCGAAATGATATTGGTCGAATTGCACAAATTGGAACTGTCGAAGTTACTAAGTATATGGAAGTTGAATATTTTCGATATGTGATGCACTTAACAAGTATTGTCAAAGGACAATTATTGGAGAATTTGACTGTATTAGATGCATTAAAAGCTACCCTACCTGCTGGAACTGTCTCAGGAGCACCGAAAATTAGAGCCATGCAACGCATCTATGAATTAGAAAAGGAAAAGCGCGGCATATATGCAGGAGCAATTGGCTATCTATCTGCTACAGGAGATATGGATTTTGCGATTGCTATTCGCACCATGGTAGTGAAAAATGGCAAAGCCTATGTGCAAGCAGGTGCAGGAATTGTATATGATAGTGTTCCAGAAAATGAATACCAAGAAACGCTGAACAAGGCAAAGGCGATGACGAAAATAGGAGAGTGCTATGATTCTTTTAATTGATAACTATGATTCATTTACCTATAACTTAGCCCAATATCTAGGACAGTTTTCACCTGTGCAGGTATTGAGAAATGATGCGGAGAATCTATTCGATGAAGCAAATAAAGCGAAAGGTTTGGTTTTTTCTCCAGGACCAGGTTGGCCAGCAGATGCTGGAAAAATGGAAGAACTGATACAGATTTTTGCAGATAAAAAACCAATATTGGGTATTTGTTTGGGGCATCAAGCAATCGCTGAAGTTTTTGGAGGGCAGTTGAGATTAGCCAAAACGGTTATGCATGGGAAGCAGAGTCAGATGCGAGTGGAAGGAAACTCTCCAATTTTCAATGGTTTTCAGGGAGATGTAGAAATCATGCGTTATCACTCGATTGTCATTGATGAAATGCCAAAAGATTTTATAGTGACTGCTCGTACAACAGATGATGACGAAATTATGGCTATCCAACATAAGCAATTACCGATTTTTGGTTTGCAATTTCATCCAGAAAGTATAGGGAGTCCGGAAGGCTTACAAATGATTGAACAGTTTGTTAGAGAGGTAGTAAGATGAAAGAAATTTTTGAAAAATTAGCTACAAAACAAGACTTATCTGAGGGAGAAATCGAAGGAGTTTTTAATCGTATTCTAAATGGAGAATTGACAGAAAGTCAGATTGCAGCTCTGTTACTAGGCTTGAAAATGAAGGGTGAAACAGTTGATGAAATTGCAGGTGTAGTAAAGTCTTTGAAAAAACATGCTGTACAATTGCCTCAAACATATTCGGACGCAATGTGCAACTGCGGTACGGGTGGGGATCAATCGTATAGTTTTAATATTTCGACGACGGCTTGCTTTATCTTGTCAGCTGGAGGTATTCGTTTAGCGAAGGCGGGAAATCGATCTATTTCATCGAAGTCAGGTTCTGCAGATGTACTTGAAGAATTAGGGATAAATATTGCAGCGAATCCAGAAGTAGTATCAAAAGCATTGTCAGAGGTTGGATTGGCTTTTGTCTTTGCTCAAACCATGCATCCAGCCATGCGCTTTATTGGTCCAGCCAGACGGGCATTGGGAGTTCCAACAATTATGAATATTGTTGGTCCTTTAGCCAATCCCCTATCATTAGATAGTCAATTGATGGGAGTTTATCGAGAAGACCTCCAGTTGGATCTGGCCCATGTTATGAAAAAATTGGGAAGACGACGGGCGTTACTTATCACAGGACCAAACCATATGGATGAAGCGGCCTTATTTGGAGAGAATCACTACACTTTGCTTACAGATGGAAATATCCATCAGGGAAGATTTACCTTTGCTGATGTGGATCTGAATCCATTAGAACTCGCGGATATTCAAGGTGGAGATGCTGTGGAGAATGCAGAAATTTTGTTGTCAGTTCTACAAAATCAAGCAAGTCCTTACTTAGAAACGACGGTTTTAAATGCAGGTCTAGGCTTTTATGCAAATGGTAAGGTTTCAAGTATCCGTGAAGGAGTTGAATTGGCTCGAAGTCTACTTGCGGACGGTTCTGCTCTGAGAAAATTGGAAGAACTAAGGGAGGTTCAGATAT harbors:
- the trpD gene encoding anthranilate phosphoribosyltransferase encodes the protein MKEIFEKLATKQDLSEGEIEGVFNRILNGELTESQIAALLLGLKMKGETVDEIAGVVKSLKKHAVQLPQTYSDAMCNCGTGGDQSYSFNISTTACFILSAGGIRLAKAGNRSISSKSGSADVLEELGINIAANPEVVSKALSEVGLAFVFAQTMHPAMRFIGPARRALGVPTIMNIVGPLANPLSLDSQLMGVYREDLQLDLAHVMKKLGRRRALLITGPNHMDEAALFGENHYTLLTDGNIHQGRFTFADVDLNPLELADIQGGDAVENAEILLSVLQNQASPYLETTVLNAGLGFYANGKVSSIREGVELARSLLADGSALRKLEELREVQI
- a CDS encoding anthranilate synthase component I; the protein is MHNVLPADILTPILAFMRLKGKHKIILESIPREKGNARFSIIAYNPVYEIKYDHGVLTNNGEVVEGDPLEYLQSVVEGSNLTGEAPFQGGAIGFVGYDLISLYEPIGHIPKDTIGTPDMHFFIYESYLVFDHKKEILSIYEDNTYSGRSSSEMENALASVLAELKNPAPDEFAPHDLQSLSFKSHLEKEEFENMVRSAKQLIRQGDMFQCVLSQRFSSDISGNPFDYYRNLRVTNPSNYLYFYDFGDYQIIGASPESLVSVKDGIVTTNPIAGTRPRGDDEEEDQRLAADLSTDTKEVAEHRMLVDLGRNDIGRIAQIGTVEVTKYMEVEYFRYVMHLTSIVKGQLLENLTVLDALKATLPAGTVSGAPKIRAMQRIYELEKEKRGIYAGAIGYLSATGDMDFAIAIRTMVVKNGKAYVQAGAGIVYDSVPENEYQETLNKAKAMTKIGECYDSFN
- a CDS encoding aminodeoxychorismate/anthranilate synthase component II: MILLIDNYDSFTYNLAQYLGQFSPVQVLRNDAENLFDEANKAKGLVFSPGPGWPADAGKMEELIQIFADKKPILGICLGHQAIAEVFGGQLRLAKTVMHGKQSQMRVEGNSPIFNGFQGDVEIMRYHSIVIDEMPKDFIVTARTTDDDEIMAIQHKQLPIFGLQFHPESIGSPEGLQMIEQFVREVVR
- the lpdA gene encoding dihydrolipoyl dehydrogenase, whose protein sequence is MAIEIIMPKLGVDMQEGEIIEWKKQEGDFVNEGDVILEMMSDKTSMELEAEESGVLLKIVHGNGATVPVTEVIAYLGAEGETVEAGATPAPAEVAQATADLKAAGLEVPAAPAVAPQAPKAELAADEYDMIVVGGGPAGYYAAIRGAQLGGKIAIVEKSEFGGTCLNKGCIPTKTYLKNAEILDGLKIAAERGINLASTNYTVDMDKTVDFKNKVVKTLTGGVAGLLKANKVTIFNGLGQVNPDKTVVIGDKVIKGRSIVLATGSKVSRINIPGIDSKLVLTSDDILDLREIPKSLTVMGGGVVGVELGLVYASYGTEVTVVEMADRIIPGMDREVSVELQKVLSKKGMKFLTSVGVSEIVEANNQLTIKLNDGSEIISEKALLSIGRVPQLAGLENLNLELDRGRIKVNAYQETSIPGIYAPGDVNGTKMLAHAAYRMGEVAAENAINGNHHKAKLDFTPAAVYTHPEIAMVGLTEDQAIEKYGKENILIGRNSFTGNGRAIASNEAHGFVKVIADKKYHEILGVHIIGPVAAEMINEAATIMESELTVDDVAASIHGHPTFSEVMYEAFLDVLGVAIHNPPKRK